GCCCTGTTGCTGCGCCACCTCGAAGTTCTGCAGGGTGAAGGTCTTCGGCAGCAGCGAAATTTCCGTGGGGCTGGAGTTCCGGTCGAAAGCCGCCGAGATGATAGCCACGAACGGCAGGGCGAAGATGCAGAACACCAGGATGCAGAGGGCGATTCGCAGGGCCATGTTGGCGCCGAACTGCGGCGACCAGCCAATCGCTGTATCAAACCGGGCTGACGGGGACGGCCGGCGCCCGGGAGCAGCCGTTGTGCGGGTCAGGGTCATCGATCGGCCTTCCGTTTGGCAAGGTACTGGGTTCCGACTGTCAGCAGCAGCGTGACAACCAGCAGAAGCACGGCGGCAGCTGACGCGACGCCGATGTCGTTGCGCTGGAACCCGAGCGAGTACATCCGGGTCATCCAGACTTCGGTGGATCCTGCAGGGCCGCCGCCGGTGAGCACGTACACTTCCGTGAAGCTGCGCAGGCTCCGGATCGCGGCGAGGGTAAGGACGATGACCAGCGAGGGGCGCAGCGCAGGCAGGGTGATGTAGCGCAGCCTCTGCCAGACAGTGGCTCCGTCAACGCCCGCTGATTCGTAGAGGGAGCGGTCCACCCCGGTCAGCCCTGCCAGGATGATCACCATGTTGTACGGGGCGCCGCTCCAGATTCCCACCACCGCGATGGACCACAGCGCAGTGTCGGTGCCGTTGAGGAACTGCAGCGGACCCAGACCCAGCCAGCCGAGGATGGAGTTCAGCGGCCCGTCGGCAGTGGGAAAATACAGGATCCGCCAGATTTCGCCCACCACGGCCAGGGCGGTGACGACGGGAAGGAAGATGGCCGTCCGAAGGAACCAGAGTGAACGCGCCTGGCCCTCCAGAAGCAGTGCCAGCACGAACCCCACCAGTAATGCGCCCAAGGTCTGGGTGACACCGAGGAATATGGTGTGGCCCAGGGCCTCCATGAAGCGCTGGTCACCGAGGACCTTGGCATAGTTCTCGAAGCCCACGAAAACGTCCCCAAGGAACGGCTGGACCTTGAAGAGGCTCAGTCGGACGCCCTCGAACATCGGGATGAACTTGAAATACAGGCCAAGCGCTGCAGCCGGCACCAGGAACAGCCAGACGGCGAGCGCCTGTTTGCTGCCCCTGCGCTTCCGGGAGCTTCCTGCCGCCTTGGGGGCGGGAGGCGCCGGCCGGGAAACCGGGGTTTTCGTCGGAGTTGCTGTCATGACTTGGCGTTCTGGCTGTTCAGTTCGTCATTGATGGCCGTGTCCAGTGCCTGCAGGCCGGAGGTAACGTTGTCCGCAGGGCAGTCGGCCACGATTTTGTTCAGCGCCTCAGCCGCGGCCTGCCGGAACGGGACGAAGTTGATGGCCGACGGGAAGGCCTTGGACGACGATTTCAGCGCCTCCTGCACCACTGACCAGCGCGGATCCTTGTAGACGGCGGCAGCATCGACGTCGGAATTCACCGGCACGCGGACGATCGGCTGCTTGCCGGCTGTCATGCCGGCCTTCTGGCCGTCCTCGGAAACCAGGTAGTCGATGACCTGCTTGGTCTGGTCCTTCTTGCCGTTGCTGGCCGTGACGTAGATGTTCTCGCCCTCGGCCAGCACAGTGTTGTCCTTTGAGCCCTTGGGGGCTTCGACGACCTCGTAGGCGTCCTTGCCGGGAGTCTTGTCGAACGACGAGAAGTTGTAGGGACCGGTGAGGATGATGCCGGCCTTGCCGGTCTGGAAGAACGGGGAGGCGACGCTGGTTGCTGCGGTCAGAGCGCCTGGCTGCGTGTTTCCGGGAGTGCAGAACTGCTGCTTGATCCAGCTGACGCCAGCACGGGTTTCCGGGGAGGAAGCGCTGGACGAATACTTTCCGTTGCCCTCGTCCTTCAGGTAGCT
This genomic window from Arthrobacter sp. 24S4-2 contains:
- a CDS encoding carbohydrate ABC transporter permease, translated to MTATPTKTPVSRPAPPAPKAAGSSRKRRGSKQALAVWLFLVPAAALGLYFKFIPMFEGVRLSLFKVQPFLGDVFVGFENYAKVLGDQRFMEALGHTIFLGVTQTLGALLVGFVLALLLEGQARSLWFLRTAIFLPVVTALAVVGEIWRILYFPTADGPLNSILGWLGLGPLQFLNGTDTALWSIAVVGIWSGAPYNMVIILAGLTGVDRSLYESAGVDGATVWQRLRYITLPALRPSLVIVLTLAAIRSLRSFTEVYVLTGGGPAGSTEVWMTRMYSLGFQRNDIGVASAAAVLLLVVTLLLTVGTQYLAKRKADR
- a CDS encoding ABC transporter substrate-binding protein, which translates into the protein MDSKIRFRARVAVALSIASAAALTGCAGGSSAPAATDDGQPIEVWARAGTDATTTYSAMFKEFTAKTGVQVNFQGVPDLDQQLQTRAASKKLPDIVINDSAALGNYTAQGYLQKIDKSSVTGNDRIADSLWKETEGLDGASYGVPFSRQTMVTMIRKDWREKLGLPVPKTLEDLAKLATAFATQDPDGNGQADTYGMAVPGSTERGYLGWWASSYIWQDGGSYLKDEGNGKYSSSASSPETRAGVSWIKQQFCTPGNTQPGALTAATSVASPFFQTGKAGIILTGPYNFSSFDKTPGKDAYEVVEAPKGSKDNTVLAEGENIYVTASNGKKDQTKQVIDYLVSEDGQKAGMTAGKQPIVRVPVNSDVDAAAVYKDPRWSVVQEALKSSSKAFPSAINFVPFRQAAAEALNKIVADCPADNVTSGLQALDTAINDELNSQNAKS